One part of the Rutidosis leptorrhynchoides isolate AG116_Rl617_1_P2 chromosome 1, CSIRO_AGI_Rlap_v1, whole genome shotgun sequence genome encodes these proteins:
- the LOC139864879 gene encoding uncharacterized protein, with the protein MRSLEARCAGLQTELIWQGGRGPDKSKFSEISARLDSLRLLVETHQLEYASEAARMPHDISASRSVLDAMRYDMHGISYDMGVLRYTSDWMRHNQELYYAFRGFKSTLYPVPHHWDNLGTSSPLLTPPNYDRAVALAEIQRRHQQSSDKAEQSHPS; encoded by the exons ATGCGGTCTCTCGAAGCTAGATGTGCTGGTCTTCAAACGGAG CTTATTTGGCAAGGTGGTCGGGGGCCGGACAAGTCTAAGTTTTCGGAGATATCGGCTAGGCTAGACAGCCTGCGGTTGCTCGTGGAGACACATCAGCTGGAGTATGCATCCGAGGCTGCACGCATGCCACATGATATCAGTGCCAGTCGGAGCGTTCTAGATGCGATGAGATATGATATGCATGGGATAAGTTATGATATGGGTGTCTTGAGGTACACGTCAGACTGGATGCGTCATAATCAAGAGTTGTACTATGCGTTCCGGGGCTTCAAGAGCACACTGTACCCGGTACCACACCATTGGGACAATTTGGGGACTTCCAGTCCTCTACTCACACCCCCTAATTATGACAGAGCCGTCGCCTTAGCCGAGATTCAGCGTCGACACCAGCAGAGTTCTGACAAGGCTGAACAGTCCCATCCCTCGTAG